In Pseudomonas lutea, the genomic stretch GAGTAAAGCGGGAGGATAGAGGTGGAGGCCCGAGGGCCCCCGCCTGGCAAACGCTGCGTCGATCAGTCTTTCTGATCGCGCAGAACGTTGCCGGAAGTACCGTCGATGCGGAATTCATAAGTCAGGCTGTCAGCCTTGCGACCTTCGCCTTCCCAATAGCCGTTGTCGTCGGCTTCGATTTTGTAAATCTCGGTATAACCCGCCGACTTGGCTTTCTCGATCGCTTTTTCGATGGTGATCCAGCCAGCGCCCGGCTTGTCCGCGAGGGCGAACTGTGCGGTGGTCAGGGCAGCGGTGGCGAGGACGGCAGCGGTAAGTTTCTTGATCATGTGTGAACTCCATTTCCCTTTGCGGGCTTTTTGAATGCGGTTTTTTGGAGTTCAGGGGCCGAAAAATAGTTCATCCGCGGTTTGTAACCGGTTGATGCTACAGCGTGCCGGACACCGTTCCGGGAGGTATCGGGGTGTCCGGCATGGCGGGATCAGCGCCTGACCTTGCGGCGCAACACGCCGTTCAAGACCACCACGACAACGGCGACGAATATCGCAATGTATTGAAAGGTTTTTTCGCTGAGCACGCCGATGTTCTGCAAATGGGAAAGCCCCAGCATGATCGCCAGGACGCTCAAGGCAATGATGATCGAGTAAACAAGACGCTGTTTGTTAGTCATTACGGGATTCCTGAAAACCTGTCGAGAGCAAAGGGGCTGATGTCGGCGCGATGAATCGGCGCACCTAGGTTACCTGCTCTGGACGGCGCTGGCACGCCGCCGTGGTCCGCACGCCTGCGACCCAGCGTCCCGGCTGCTGATGTCCGTCACTTTCACGTGGTTTAATACGCGCCACTTTTTCCATCGCTCATGCGTCACAGGGCTCAACGACGTACCTGCCATAGACGCAGCATCCGCCCCGAGCCCTCTTTTACAAGGAGTCCCCAATGCCCCATGAAGGCAGCCTGCTGCAGGCCGCAGTCGTGTTCCTGCTCGCCGCCGTCGTCACGGTTCCTCTGGCCAAACGTCTGCAACTGGGCGCCGTCATCGGCTACCTGATTGCCGGCGTGATTATCGGCCCGTCCTGCCTGGGTCTTATCGGCGACCCGCAGAGCGTTGCGCACATTTCGGAGCTGGGCGTGGTGCTGTTGTTGTTCATCATCGGCCTTGAATTGTCGCCACGCCGCCTCTGGACCATGCGCAAGTCAGTGTTTGGTGTGGGGCTGGCGCAAGTGTTGCTGACCGGAGTGGCCATCGGCGCAGTGGCCCTGCTGGGCTTCAATCAGCCCCTCAACAGCGCCGTCGTGCTGGGTCTGGGGCTGGCGCTGTCATCGACCGCGTTCGGCCTGCAAAGCCTGGCAGAGCGCAAAGAGCTCAACGCGCCCCACGGACGCCTGGCTTTCGCCATCCTGCTGTTCCAGGACATCGCCGCCATTCCGCTGATCGCGCTGGTACCGATGCTGGCCGGCGGTGCACATGATGACAACTCCGGCGACTCCCTGCGCCACGGCCTGCAAGTGCTGGGCGGCATTGCCATTGTTGTGGTCGGCGGGCGTTATCTCTTGCGCCCGGTGTTCCGCATCGTGGCTAAAACCAAGCTTCAGGAAGTCTCCACGGCAACGGCCTTGCTGGTGGTGATCGGCACAGCATGGCTGATGGACCTCGTCGGAGTGTCCATGGCGCTGGGTGCCTTTCTTGCCGGCCTGCTCCTCGCCGACTCTGAATACCGCCACGAACTGGAATCGCAGATCGAGCCGTTCAAGGGCTTGCTGCTCGGGCTGTTCTTCATCAGTGTCGGCATGG encodes the following:
- a CDS encoding PepSY domain-containing protein produces the protein MIKKLTAAVLATAALTTAQFALADKPGAGWITIEKAIEKAKSAGYTEIYKIEADDNGYWEGEGRKADSLTYEFRIDGTSGNVLRDQKD